The Vicia villosa cultivar HV-30 ecotype Madison, WI linkage group LG1, Vvil1.0, whole genome shotgun sequence genome includes a region encoding these proteins:
- the LOC131618945 gene encoding sulfate transporter 3.1-like isoform X3 produces MIAIGTMNIFGSLTSCYPTTGPFSRFAVNYNDGCKTAASNIVMSIAVMLTLLFLTPLFHYTPLVVLSAIIVSAILGLIDYQAAIHLWKIDKFDFLVCFSAYVGVFFGNVEIGLVLAVTLSILRVLLFVARPRTFVLGNIPNSSAYINVEHYSNAHHVHGILILEIDAPIYFANASYLRERITRWIDEEEEKFKGAGSTSLQYVIVDMTVE; encoded by the exons ATGATAGCTATTGGTACCATGAATATTTTTGGTTCACTAACCTCTTGCTACCCCACAACAGGCCCGTTTTCGCGTTTCGCTGTGAATTACAATGATGGTTGCAAAACTGCAGCATCAAACATTGTAATGTCAATAGCAGTGATGTTGACATTATTATTCCTAACACCTTTGTTCCATTACACTCCTCTAGTGGTGTTATCCGCCATAATCGTATCTGCAATTCTTGGACTCATAGATTATCAAGCCGCAATCCATTTGTGGAAAATCGATAAATTTGATTTTCTAGTATGTTTCAGTGCATAtgttggagttttctttggcAATGTCGAAATTGGCTTAGTACTAGCA GTTACATTATCTATACTTAGAGTACTTTTATTTGTGGCAAGGCCTAGAACATTTGTGTTAGGAAACATTCCAAATTCATCAGCATACATAAATGTAGAACATTATTCAAATGCACATCATGTTCATGGAATACTAATTCTTGAAATTGATGCGCCGATTTACTTTGCGAATGCAAGCTATTTAAGAGAGAG GATTACAAGGTGGATTGatgaagaggaagagaaattcaAAGGTGCGGGAAGTACTAGTTTGCAGTACGTTATAGTGGATATGACAG TGGAATAA
- the LOC131618945 gene encoding sulfate transporter 3.1-like isoform X1, which yields MIAIGTMNIFGSLTSCYPTTGPFSRFAVNYNDGCKTAASNIVMSIAVMLTLLFLTPLFHYTPLVVLSAIIVSAILGLIDYQAAIHLWKIDKFDFLVCFSAYVGVFFGNVEIGLVLAVTLSILRVLLFVARPRTFVLGNIPNSSAYINVEHYSNAHHVHGILILEIDAPIYFANASYLRERITRWIDEEEEKFKGAGSTSLQYVIVDMTGKIVIKK from the exons ATGATAGCTATTGGTACCATGAATATTTTTGGTTCACTAACCTCTTGCTACCCCACAACAGGCCCGTTTTCGCGTTTCGCTGTGAATTACAATGATGGTTGCAAAACTGCAGCATCAAACATTGTAATGTCAATAGCAGTGATGTTGACATTATTATTCCTAACACCTTTGTTCCATTACACTCCTCTAGTGGTGTTATCCGCCATAATCGTATCTGCAATTCTTGGACTCATAGATTATCAAGCCGCAATCCATTTGTGGAAAATCGATAAATTTGATTTTCTAGTATGTTTCAGTGCATAtgttggagttttctttggcAATGTCGAAATTGGCTTAGTACTAGCA GTTACATTATCTATACTTAGAGTACTTTTATTTGTGGCAAGGCCTAGAACATTTGTGTTAGGAAACATTCCAAATTCATCAGCATACATAAATGTAGAACATTATTCAAATGCACATCATGTTCATGGAATACTAATTCTTGAAATTGATGCGCCGATTTACTTTGCGAATGCAAGCTATTTAAGAGAGAG GATTACAAGGTGGATTGatgaagaggaagagaaattcaAAGGTGCGGGAAGTACTAGTTTGCAGTACGTTATAGTGGATATGACAGGTAAAATCGTGATTAAAAAGTGA
- the LOC131618945 gene encoding sulfate transporter 3.1-like isoform X2, with translation MLHGILCPIFIFWQSLRPFSRFAVNYNDGCKTAASNIVMSIAVMLTLLFLTPLFHYTPLVVLSAIIVSAILGLIDYQAAIHLWKIDKFDFLVCFSAYVGVFFGNVEIGLVLAVTLSILRVLLFVARPRTFVLGNIPNSSAYINVEHYSNAHHVHGILILEIDAPIYFANASYLRERITRWIDEEEEKFKGAGSTSLQYVIVDMTGKIVIKK, from the exons ATGTTGCATGGAATCCTCTGTCCGATTTTCATATTTTGGCAGTCTCTAC GCCCGTTTTCGCGTTTCGCTGTGAATTACAATGATGGTTGCAAAACTGCAGCATCAAACATTGTAATGTCAATAGCAGTGATGTTGACATTATTATTCCTAACACCTTTGTTCCATTACACTCCTCTAGTGGTGTTATCCGCCATAATCGTATCTGCAATTCTTGGACTCATAGATTATCAAGCCGCAATCCATTTGTGGAAAATCGATAAATTTGATTTTCTAGTATGTTTCAGTGCATAtgttggagttttctttggcAATGTCGAAATTGGCTTAGTACTAGCA GTTACATTATCTATACTTAGAGTACTTTTATTTGTGGCAAGGCCTAGAACATTTGTGTTAGGAAACATTCCAAATTCATCAGCATACATAAATGTAGAACATTATTCAAATGCACATCATGTTCATGGAATACTAATTCTTGAAATTGATGCGCCGATTTACTTTGCGAATGCAAGCTATTTAAGAGAGAG GATTACAAGGTGGATTGatgaagaggaagagaaattcaAAGGTGCGGGAAGTACTAGTTTGCAGTACGTTATAGTGGATATGACAGGTAAAATCGTGATTAAAAAGTGA